The Xiphophorus hellerii strain 12219 chromosome 5, Xiphophorus_hellerii-4.1, whole genome shotgun sequence genome window below encodes:
- the LOC116720687 gene encoding early growth response protein 1-B: protein MLNNMDLNAKDSFYPQFENCNSSSLGMENSVRKDSNQEVFVDAERGVPAQFGHEGTPATLKTEASNSEYAFNHCECPKDAYTSSSSTSSLAYSGSFYVEASQGAPCSTETLLNMITEIVGISTLPLSEAQQNGNCSRGTYPSPGPPENSSGGFGDSKRQPYTCSGPDPDQTPQDGQAHQDPSTSQFGFQKKPEPKSEAASFPVVVKNEFESSCYEWGSFNNKSDCLETTFHTETFPMSNDFPPDQQMDVKDLLETFPPICPNPDMEFKVEGGIKQEPCFSDTCSQSYSSSLYNNYLPPPPTMGLKPFPEPPQPSNQCDPLYTSPALPSTIDSILYSSLLPDSFPQTYTNRTAKPPGSRARKSPAASSHGPAKEKPFTCPMESCDRRFSRSDELNRHIRIHTGHKPFQCRICLRSFSRSDHLTTHTRTHTGEKPFSCDVCGKRFARSDERKRHGRVHLKQKEKMEIKPQVTAGAWPFSLPEGI from the exons ATGTTGAACAATATGGATTTGAACGCGAAAGATTCTTTTTATCCTCAATTTGAGAATTGCAACAGTTCTTCCCTGGGAATGGAAAACAGCGTGAGGAAAGACAGTAACCAGGAGGTGTTCGTCGATGCAGAACGGGGGGTACCTGCCCAGTTTGGCCACG AAGGAACCCCTGCAACCCTAAAAACTGAGGCTTCCAACTCGGAGTACGCTTTCAACCACTGCGAGTGCCCAAAAGACGCAtacacctcctcctcctccacctcctcgcTCGCCTACTCCGGCAGCTTCTATGTTGAGGCATCTCAGGGAGCGCCCTGCAGCACCGAAACACTCCTCAACATGATCACCGAGATCGTGGGCATATCCACGCTGCCGCTCTCAGAGGCGCAACAGAACGGCAACTGCAGCCGGGGGACCTACCCCTCGCCTGGGCCTCCGGAAAACAGCTCCGGCGGCTTCGGAGACTCGAAGAGGCAGCCGTACACCTGTTCTGGACCCGATCCAGACCAAACCCCGCAAGACGGCCAGGCCCACCAAGACCCGTCCACCTCCCAGTTCGGCTTTCAGAAGAAGCCAGAACCAAAGTCGGAAGCCGCTTCCTTCCCCGTTGTGGTTAAGAATGAGTTTGAAAGCAGCTGCTATGAGTGGGGGAGCTTTAACAATAAGTCTGACTGTTTGGAGACCACTTTCCACACAGAAACATTCCCCATGTCCAATGACTTCCCGCCTGATCAGCAGATGGACGTCAAGGACCTCTTGGAGACCTTTCCCCCAATTTGCCCCAATCCAGACATGGAGTTTAAAGTGGAGGGGGGCATCAAGCAGGAGCCCTGTTTCTCTGACACCTGTTCTCAGAGTTACTCCAGCTCCCTTTACAATAATTACCTTCCACCTCCACCAACTATGGGCCTGAAGCCCTTCCCAGAGCCTCCACAGCCATCAAACCAGTGCGACCCTCTCTACACATCTCCAGCCTTACCCAGCACCATAGACTCCATCCTGTACTCCTCCCTGCTGCCGGACTCGTTCCCGCAAACTTACACCAACCGCACGGCGAAGCCCCCCGGCAGCAGGGCGAGGAAGAGCCCCGCGGCCTCCTCCCACGGCCCGGCCAAGGAGAAGCCCTTCACCTGCCCCATGGAGAGCTGTGACCGGCGCTTCTCCCGTTCCGACGAGCTCAACCGGCACATCCGCATCCACACGGGCCACAAGCCATTCCAGTGCCGCATCTGTCTGCGCAGCTTTAGCCGGAGCGATCACCTCACGACCCACACCAGGACTCACACCGGGGAGAAACCCTTTTCCTGCGACGTGTGCGGCAAGAGGTTCGCCCGCAGCGACGAGAGGAAGCGGCACGGACGCGTTCACCTGAAGCAGAAggagaaaatggaaataaagcCGCAGGTGACCGCCGGGGCATGGCCGTTCAGTCTTCCTGAGGGGATATGA